A single Elephas maximus indicus isolate mEleMax1 chromosome 2, mEleMax1 primary haplotype, whole genome shotgun sequence DNA region contains:
- the PANK3 gene encoding pantothenate kinase 3 — protein MKIKDAKKPSFPWFGMDIGGTLVKLSYFEPIDITAEEEQEEVESLKSIRKYLTSNVAYGSTGIRDVHLELKDLTLFGRRGNLHFIRFPTHDLPTFIQMGRDKKFSTLHTVLCATGGGAYKFEEDFRTIGNLHLHKLDELDCLVKGLLYIDSVSFNGQAECYYFANASEPERCQKMPFNLDDPYPLLVVNIGSGVSVLAVHSKDNYKRVTGTSLGGGTFLGLCSLLTGCESFEEALEMASKGDSTQADKLVRDIYGGDYERFGLPGWAVASSFGNMIYKDKRESVSKEDLARATLVTITNNIGSVARMCAVNEKINRVVFVGNFLRVNTLSMKLLAYALDYWSKGQLKALFLEHEGYFGAVGALLGLPNFS, from the exons ATGAAGATCAAGGATGCCAAGAAACCCT CTTTCCCGTGGTTTGGCATGGATATTGGGGGAACTCTAGTAAAGCTCTCATATTTTGAACCTATTGATATcacagcagaggaagaacaagAAGAAGTTGAGAGCTTAAAAAGTATCCGGAAATATTTGACTTCTAATGTAGCATATGGATCCACTGGCATTCGCGATGTACACCTGGAACTAAAGGATTTAACACTTTTTGGCCGAAGAGGGAATTTGCACTTTATCAGATTTCCGACCCACGACCTGCCTACTTTTATCCAAATGGGAAGAGATAAAAAATTCTCAACGTTACACACGGTGCTATGTGCTACAGGAGGTGGTGCTTACAAGTTCGAAGAAGATTTTCGCACA attggAAACCTCCACCTGCACAAACTGGATGAACTTGACTGCCTTGTAAAAGGCTTGCTGTATATAGACTCTGTCAGTTTCAATGGACAGGCAGAGTGCTATTATTTTGCTAATGCCTCAGAACCTGAGCGATGCCAGAAGATGCCTTTTAACCTGGATGATCCCTACCCACTACTGGTAGTGAACATTGGTTCGGGAGTCAGTGTTTTAGCAGTCCATTCCAAAGACAACTATAAGCGAGTGACTGGAACAAG ccTTGGAGGAGGTACCTTTTTAGGTTTATGTAGCTTATTGACTGGCTGTGAAAGTTTTGAAGAGGCTCTTGAAATGGCATCCAAAGGTGACAGCACCCAAGCAGACAAGCTGGTCCGTGATATTTATGGAGGAGATTATGAAAGATTTGGTCTGCCGGGTTGGGCTGTGGCATCTAG TTTTGGAAATATGATTTATAAGGACAAGCGAGAATCTGTTAGTAAAGAAGATCTGGCAAGAGCTACTTTAGTTACTATCACCAATAACATTGGTTCTGTGGCACGGATGTGTGCAGTCAATGag AAAATAAACAGAGTTGTCTTTGTTGGAAACTTTTTACGTGTCAATACGCTCTCAATGAAACTCTTGGCATATGCACTGGATTATTGGTCAAAAGGTCAACTGAAAGCATTGTTTCTAGAGCATGAG GGATACTTTGGAGCAGTTGGTGCACTTCTCGGACTGCCAAATTTCAGCTAA